One window of the Manihot esculenta cultivar AM560-2 chromosome 14, M.esculenta_v8, whole genome shotgun sequence genome contains the following:
- the LOC110599851 gene encoding uncharacterized protein LOC110599851 translates to MWFPSNCFRYVADGASPKSHFYTKKKRKRKVYRGTTAKSIISIFKERFPGGSAILITLPIIFSREEGKKKKAFLLNNSTISSRFRSHSQAQDALSLSRPGFDVEPGPREKALLAEDPALKRFKSHKKSVGRVKRVPDGLIIGFDVCEDLTALHMQAPYPPYKALCLQVCAVVLMRVVDRNEEEERAWWIEKQKREVLE, encoded by the exons ATGTGGTTTCCAA GCAACTGCTTCAGATACGTGGCAGACGGGGCTTCACCAAAATCACATTTTTATacgaagaagaaaagaaagaggaaaGTATACAGGGGCACCACTGCAAAATccattatttcaatttttaaggAGAGATTTCCTGGTGGGTCAGCCATTCTGATCACGCTCCCCATCATTTTTTCTCgtgaagaaggaaaaaaaaaaaaggcattcTTGCTCAATAATTCCACCATCTCTTCTCGTTTTCGGTCTCACTCTCAG GCTCAGGACGCACTCTCTCTTTCGCGTCCTGGATTCGACGTCGAACCCGGGCCTCGCGAAAAAGCT CTTTTGGCAGAAGACCCAGCCCTCAAGCGATTCAAATCCCATAAGAAGAGTGTGGGGAGGGTTAAAAGAGTTCCAGACGGTCTTATAATTGGATTTG ATGTTTGCGAAGACTTGACTGCACTGCATATGCAAGCTCCATATCCTCCCTACAAGG CCTTGTGCCTTCAAGTTTGTGCAGTTGTTTTAATGCGGGTGGTAGATAGAAATGAAGAAGAGGAACGTGCTTGGTGGATAGAAAAGCAGAAGAGGGAAGTG
- the LOC110630839 gene encoding uncharacterized protein At5g50100, chloroplastic isoform X2 → MALRGAAVACISARKFNHPSSILSIPRYLSLRFHHSSSPPLQGRFTSYPTLKTGFRDSIRAIHEATVDPITTKKQDEKEESQQNWKIKMLYDGDCPLCMREVNMLRERNKSYGTIKFVDISAEDYSAEDNQGLDYKTAFRRLYEEVGLGWVYAITKYEPVASIADAVYGVWAKYRLQITGRPPLEEVLEARKKKGEICNDDSACKM, encoded by the exons ATGGCGTTGAGAGGAGCTGCCGTTGCATGCATTAGTGCAAGAAAATTTAATCATCCATCATCTATTCTTTCAATTCCTCGCTATCTCAGCCTCAGGTTTCATCATTCCTCTTCACCTCCTCTCCAGGGAAGATTTACATCATATCCCACTTTGAAAACTG GATTCAGGGATTCAATTCGTGCAATACATGAGGCAACCGTGGATCCTATAACCACCAAGAAACAAGATGAGAAGGAAGAATCGCAGCAGAACTGGAAAATTAAAATGCTATACGATGGAGATTGCCCTCTTTGCATGCGCGAG GTCAATATGCTTAGGGAGAGGAATAAAAGCTATGGCACTATAAAGTTTGTTGATATAAGTGCAGAGGATTACTCAGCAGAGGACAATCAAGGCCTAGATTACAAAACG GCATTTAGAAGATTATATGAAGAAGTTGGTCTTGGATGGGTGTATGCCATTACTAAATATGAACCT GTTGCATCAATAGCTGATGCTGTATATGGTGTTTGGGCTAAATATCGTCTTCAAATTACTG GCCGACCACCTCTAGAAGAAGTATTGGAAGCAAGAAAAAAGAAG GGTGAAATATGCAATGATGACAGTGCTTGTAAGATGTGA
- the LOC110630839 gene encoding uncharacterized protein At5g50100, chloroplastic isoform X1: MALRGAAVACISARKFNHPSSILSIPRYLSLRFHHSSSPPLQGRFTSYPTLKTGFRDSIRAIHEATVDPITTKKQDEKEESQQNWKIKMLYDGDCPLCMREVNMLRERNKSYGTIKFVDISAEDYSAEDNQGLDYKTVMGRIHAVLSDGTVVTDVEAFRRLYEEVGLGWVYAITKYEPVASIADAVYGVWAKYRLQITGRPPLEEVLEARKKKGEICNDDSACKM; encoded by the exons ATGGCGTTGAGAGGAGCTGCCGTTGCATGCATTAGTGCAAGAAAATTTAATCATCCATCATCTATTCTTTCAATTCCTCGCTATCTCAGCCTCAGGTTTCATCATTCCTCTTCACCTCCTCTCCAGGGAAGATTTACATCATATCCCACTTTGAAAACTG GATTCAGGGATTCAATTCGTGCAATACATGAGGCAACCGTGGATCCTATAACCACCAAGAAACAAGATGAGAAGGAAGAATCGCAGCAGAACTGGAAAATTAAAATGCTATACGATGGAGATTGCCCTCTTTGCATGCGCGAG GTCAATATGCTTAGGGAGAGGAATAAAAGCTATGGCACTATAAAGTTTGTTGATATAAGTGCAGAGGATTACTCAGCAGAGGACAATCAAGGCCTAGATTACAAAACG GTTATGGGAAGAATTCATGCAGTCCTTTCTGATGGAACTGTGGTCACAGATGTTGAA GCATTTAGAAGATTATATGAAGAAGTTGGTCTTGGATGGGTGTATGCCATTACTAAATATGAACCT GTTGCATCAATAGCTGATGCTGTATATGGTGTTTGGGCTAAATATCGTCTTCAAATTACTG GCCGACCACCTCTAGAAGAAGTATTGGAAGCAAGAAAAAAGAAG GGTGAAATATGCAATGATGACAGTGCTTGTAAGATGTGA
- the LOC110630838 gene encoding calmodulin-binding protein 60 A isoform X1, whose product MSQKRQPEEPKSRPEGNNTEEKRRRFNLKNVVQEVIKMQSAHHLLEPVLEPLIRRVVKEEIELALKKHLANFKRNNGEEKDYSELRSLKLQFSNNLSLPVFTGARIEGEEYSAIKVALIDILTGEIVNSGPEASAKVEIVVLEGDFDGDEGDNWAHDEFKNNIVREREGKKPLLTGDVFLNLSEGIGIVGEISFTDNSSWTRSRRFRLGARFVDNFDGINVREAKTESFIVRDHRGELYKKHHPPSLFDEVWRLEKIGKDGAFHKRLSRENINTVKDFLTQLFIDPQRLRHVLGTGMSAKMWEVTVEHARTCVLDKKMYLYCTPGSQPKSGVVFNVVGQVMGLLSDCQYVPVDKLSETEKVDAQTLVIAAFEHPEDVISFDDEASLVDGSSHLSNIPYPSHSPRTENSNGSKVLASHKMGGFDYPQPNAASPDIISSMYSVGGVSSLDDYSLHSIENMGLRYDQTLSFPGQVSNPLLCDTDAMTQAFCDEDHLRFFDTDLQSQNLSLEPPADLQSALDGFLLTRSTAVAVDKAQRRWTKISSVLKWFSIRRHVASKKTRVREFHRY is encoded by the exons ATGTCGCAGAAGAGGCAGCCTGAGGAGCCCAAGTCTCGTCCGGAAGGGAATAATACTGAGGAGAAGAGGAGGAGGTTTAATTTGAAGaa TGTGGTTCAGGAGGTGATTAAGATGCAATCAGCCCACCATTTGTTGGAACCAGTTTTGGAGCCATTGATTCGCAGGGTG GTCAAAGAAGAAATTGAATTAGCTCTTAAAAAACATTTGGCCAACTTTAAACG aaataatggagaagaaaaagatTATTCTGAATTAAGAAGCTTAAAACTGCAATTCTCAAACAACCTCTCTCTTCCAGTGTTCACTGGTGCTCGAATTGAAGGAGAAGAATATTCTGCCATAAAAGTAGCTTTAATTGATATTCTTACTGGGGAAATAGTTAATTCTGGCCCTGAAGCTTCTGCCAAGGTGGAAATTGTGGTTCTTGAAGGTGATTTTGATGGTGATGAGGGTGACAATTGGGCGCATGATGAGTTCAAGAATAACATTgtcagagagagagaaggaaagAAGCCCCTTCTTACAGGAGATGTTTTTCTGAATCTAAGTGAGGGCATTGGTATAGTGGGTGAAATTTCATTTACAGATAATTCGAGCTGGACTAGAAGCCGTAGGTTCAGGCTTGGGGCAAGATTTGTGGATAATTTTGATGGAATTAATGTGAGGGAGGCAAAGACAGAATCTTTTATTGTCAGGGATCACCGAGGAGAAT TGTACAAGAAGCACCACCCTCCATCGCTGTTTGATGAGGTATGGAGATTAGAAAAGATTGGAAAAGATGGGGCTTTCCATAAGCGATTGAGTAGGGAAAATATCAACACTGTGAAAGATTTCCTGACTCAGCTCTTTATAGATCCTCAAAGGCTTCGCCAC GTTCTTGGCACAGGTATGTCCGCTAAGATGTGGGAGGTAACTGTAGAACATGCACGGACATGTGTGCTGGATAAGAAAATGTATTTATACTGCACTCCTGGTTCTCAACCGAAAAGTGGTGTGGTCTTCAATGTTGTGGGACAAGTTATGGGGCTCCTTTCTGATTGCCAGTATGTTCCTGTAGATAAGCTGTCTGAAACTGAGAAG GTTGATGCTCAAACTTTGGTAATTGCTGCATTTGAACACCCTGAGGATGTTATCTCTTTTGATGATGAAGCTTCTCTTGTGGATGGCTCTTCCCACTTGTCCAACATTCCTTACCCCTCACATTCGCCCAGGACAGAGAATTCTAATGGAAGCAAGGTTTTGGCTTCACACAAGATGGGTGGATTTGATTATCCACAGCCAAATGCTGCTTCTCCAGATATCATTTCATCTATGTATTCTGTTGGGGGTGTGAGTAGCTTGGATGATTATTCTTTGCACAGTATTGAAAATATGGGTCTTAGATATGATCAGACACTGAGTTTCCCAGGCCAAGTCTCCAACCCTCTCTTATGTGACACTGATGCCATGACTCAAGCTTTCTGTGATGAGGATCATCTGCGGTTTTTTGATACAGATCTGCAGTCTCAAAATCTTAGTCTGGAACCCCCAGCTGATTTACAAAGTGCTCTGGATGGCTTCCTATTGACGCGTTCTACAGCTGTTGCAGTTGATAAGGCTCAGAGAAGATGGACAAAGATCTCTAGTGTGTTGAAATGGTTCTCTATTAGGAGACATGTGGCTTCAAAAAAGACTCGTGTTAGAGAATTTCATAGATATTAG
- the LOC110630838 gene encoding calmodulin-binding protein 60 A isoform X2, with protein sequence MQSAHHLLEPVLEPLIRRVVKEEIELALKKHLANFKRNNGEEKDYSELRSLKLQFSNNLSLPVFTGARIEGEEYSAIKVALIDILTGEIVNSGPEASAKVEIVVLEGDFDGDEGDNWAHDEFKNNIVREREGKKPLLTGDVFLNLSEGIGIVGEISFTDNSSWTRSRRFRLGARFVDNFDGINVREAKTESFIVRDHRGELYKKHHPPSLFDEVWRLEKIGKDGAFHKRLSRENINTVKDFLTQLFIDPQRLRHVLGTGMSAKMWEVTVEHARTCVLDKKMYLYCTPGSQPKSGVVFNVVGQVMGLLSDCQYVPVDKLSETEKVDAQTLVIAAFEHPEDVISFDDEASLVDGSSHLSNIPYPSHSPRTENSNGSKVLASHKMGGFDYPQPNAASPDIISSMYSVGGVSSLDDYSLHSIENMGLRYDQTLSFPGQVSNPLLCDTDAMTQAFCDEDHLRFFDTDLQSQNLSLEPPADLQSALDGFLLTRSTAVAVDKAQRRWTKISSVLKWFSIRRHVASKKTRVREFHRY encoded by the exons ATGCAATCAGCCCACCATTTGTTGGAACCAGTTTTGGAGCCATTGATTCGCAGGGTG GTCAAAGAAGAAATTGAATTAGCTCTTAAAAAACATTTGGCCAACTTTAAACG aaataatggagaagaaaaagatTATTCTGAATTAAGAAGCTTAAAACTGCAATTCTCAAACAACCTCTCTCTTCCAGTGTTCACTGGTGCTCGAATTGAAGGAGAAGAATATTCTGCCATAAAAGTAGCTTTAATTGATATTCTTACTGGGGAAATAGTTAATTCTGGCCCTGAAGCTTCTGCCAAGGTGGAAATTGTGGTTCTTGAAGGTGATTTTGATGGTGATGAGGGTGACAATTGGGCGCATGATGAGTTCAAGAATAACATTgtcagagagagagaaggaaagAAGCCCCTTCTTACAGGAGATGTTTTTCTGAATCTAAGTGAGGGCATTGGTATAGTGGGTGAAATTTCATTTACAGATAATTCGAGCTGGACTAGAAGCCGTAGGTTCAGGCTTGGGGCAAGATTTGTGGATAATTTTGATGGAATTAATGTGAGGGAGGCAAAGACAGAATCTTTTATTGTCAGGGATCACCGAGGAGAAT TGTACAAGAAGCACCACCCTCCATCGCTGTTTGATGAGGTATGGAGATTAGAAAAGATTGGAAAAGATGGGGCTTTCCATAAGCGATTGAGTAGGGAAAATATCAACACTGTGAAAGATTTCCTGACTCAGCTCTTTATAGATCCTCAAAGGCTTCGCCAC GTTCTTGGCACAGGTATGTCCGCTAAGATGTGGGAGGTAACTGTAGAACATGCACGGACATGTGTGCTGGATAAGAAAATGTATTTATACTGCACTCCTGGTTCTCAACCGAAAAGTGGTGTGGTCTTCAATGTTGTGGGACAAGTTATGGGGCTCCTTTCTGATTGCCAGTATGTTCCTGTAGATAAGCTGTCTGAAACTGAGAAG GTTGATGCTCAAACTTTGGTAATTGCTGCATTTGAACACCCTGAGGATGTTATCTCTTTTGATGATGAAGCTTCTCTTGTGGATGGCTCTTCCCACTTGTCCAACATTCCTTACCCCTCACATTCGCCCAGGACAGAGAATTCTAATGGAAGCAAGGTTTTGGCTTCACACAAGATGGGTGGATTTGATTATCCACAGCCAAATGCTGCTTCTCCAGATATCATTTCATCTATGTATTCTGTTGGGGGTGTGAGTAGCTTGGATGATTATTCTTTGCACAGTATTGAAAATATGGGTCTTAGATATGATCAGACACTGAGTTTCCCAGGCCAAGTCTCCAACCCTCTCTTATGTGACACTGATGCCATGACTCAAGCTTTCTGTGATGAGGATCATCTGCGGTTTTTTGATACAGATCTGCAGTCTCAAAATCTTAGTCTGGAACCCCCAGCTGATTTACAAAGTGCTCTGGATGGCTTCCTATTGACGCGTTCTACAGCTGTTGCAGTTGATAAGGCTCAGAGAAGATGGACAAAGATCTCTAGTGTGTTGAAATGGTTCTCTATTAGGAGACATGTGGCTTCAAAAAAGACTCGTGTTAGAGAATTTCATAGATATTAG